One stretch of Helicobacter sp. 11S03491-1 DNA includes these proteins:
- a CDS encoding tyrosine-type recombinase/integrase — MKNIRKLSQEFLESAKKYYDLKSKVFSKYNILDTEAFKEAQIKILEAGNIDELCLLRRKIQKIGMNSAKNLTVIEDFYHYLIENAKNLHISELKFLKENQVIDFLYQKSLTNKSSSIALYKIILGEFFRFLDKKMGYDFDFTLRNLRFNKEKPLPKFLPKPKFLNFIDYLQNAKFNRDFDKKNRLILLIIALTGMRSNEVRSLKLSDLQVTFNEYGESYYSIKITGKGNKQRIAGIKKSLIEKHLQEWLKCDLKKRKYNQDYLFLNPAFKGSDTTINFLIKTLKKLRILKEKESAGLHILRHSFASFIYEQTKDIVLTQNLLGHSSIETTKIYVHRTTDFSKQILNLF, encoded by the coding sequence ATGAAAAATATTAGAAAATTGTCTCAAGAATTTTTAGAGTCAGCCAAAAAATATTATGACCTTAAGTCAAAAGTTTTTTCAAAATACAACATTCTTGATACAGAGGCATTTAAAGAAGCTCAAATCAAAATTTTAGAAGCCGGCAACATTGATGAATTATGCTTGCTTAGAAGAAAAATCCAAAAAATCGGCATGAATTCAGCAAAGAATTTAACTGTCATTGAAGATTTTTATCATTATTTGATTGAAAATGCCAAAAATTTACATATTTCAGAGTTAAAATTTCTGAAAGAAAATCAAGTCATTGATTTTTTATATCAAAAAAGCCTTACCAATAAATCTTCAAGTATTGCCCTTTATAAAATAATCTTAGGAGAATTCTTCCGTTTTTTGGATAAAAAAATGGGCTATGATTTTGACTTTACTTTGCGTAATTTAAGATTTAATAAAGAAAAGCCTTTGCCGAAATTTTTGCCTAAACCTAAATTTTTAAATTTTATTGACTATTTGCAAAATGCTAAATTTAATCGTGATTTTGATAAGAAAAATCGATTAATCCTTTTAATTATCGCCTTGACAGGTATGCGAAGTAATGAAGTTAGAAGCCTTAAGCTTTCTGATTTGCAAGTTACTTTCAATGAATACGGAGAATCTTATTATTCTATTAAAATTACAGGCAAAGGTAATAAACAAAGGATAGCAGGCATTAAAAAATCACTTATTGAAAAACATCTTCAAGAGTGGTTAAAATGTGATCTCAAAAAAAGAAAATATAATCAAGATTATCTATTTCTCAATCCAGCTTTTAAGGGCAGTGATACAACAATAAATTTTTTAATCAAAACTCTTAAAAAACTTAGAATATTGAAAGAAAAAGAATCGGCAGGATTGCATATATTAAGGCATTCTTTTGCAAGTTTTATATATGAACAAACAAAAGATATAGTTTTAACACAAAATCTTTTAGGACATAGCAGTATTGAAACAACCAAAATCTATGTACATCGCACAACAGATTTTTCTAAACAAATACTGAATTTATTTTAA